ACATTGGCTCGTCTCCGTCtacaattgtttaaacaatattTGTAAGAAAAAGATTGTGTTGTTACTGGATGCTCGCCAACCATCGTTATTGGACATTAAGTAGGAAAGTTTTTTAATGACTTTGTTAcatcaaaatttgaagaatttatgCAGCAGTAtttcaagaaataaattcgtttGTTTTGATAAATCTAGTTTACGTACCAGAATCGATTTCCTCTTTCGGTGTCAGTGTATCAATACTCGTGAGTGATGGAGATCTGATCAAGGACGCCAAATTGAGGGCAAGATTCAATCGATTTCTGTCAAGTTCACCGGACGTTTCGATATTTTGTACCTGGTAATGTAATTCAGAACCATCGCCCGATATTATCTGTGAATAAcaatattacatttttttaaattgatcatGTTACAATTATTTGTAAAAGATGAATGAATTATTATCTCGATCGATAAACGAACTTTACCTCTTTGGAATTGAGATAAAACTGTTGAACTAGAGTTCTTCTAGTGAAATACCAAAATCGTTCGTTTTGAGGAAAAACCTTGACCGAAGTTTCAATCTGAAATCTGACTGGTTCTTGAATTCTTCGTATAACAAGGTCAACCGCAACTGTCATGAACTTTTCGCCATCTCGGGTTTCGACATTTAGATTCGCAAGAGCAGGGTCCGCAGGATCCCAGCGACCACAAATATTGTAGCATTGTTTATCCTGGAGCACTGATCCAGGGGGATTTATTTGCtgaacagaaaaaaaggttgttcaaacattttttagtaCTTGAAGGGTTTTCGTAACATCTTTGAAGTCTGAAGACTCTTTTTACCATTTCGAGAAGCCGCATATCACTGTGTTTCACATTACGACCAGGACTAACGAGGACTCCGAAACATCTTTCAACCTCTAGTGAATTACCGCCATCTTTGTTTGATACTTGCTGTATACTAAAGCAGACTTGCTTCGATACGTTACTACGTAATTTGAAGCAATTTCTGTCTTTTGGTACAGTGCTATAGCTACCCTTGCCATCTTCCTCCTTGATTTCCAACGTcacttcgaaaataaaaactcgtgaattcattttttccgtaCCAGCGTTGAAACCATTGAAATCGCTGCTCGTCAAGGAATTTGTCATGGACCGAGGAATCCTCTGGAAAGCTTTGAGAAAACATGTGGATACTTGTCCGACCTAGAAAAGTATATGATTTTATTGTATCGATCGATTCGCATCGATCGACAGAACGAACTGGGTGCTTcttgatttgaaaaatattaaaaatccgtaaaagtaaaagaattttgaaacCAATACGAAATCAgatattaagaaaaaaaaaaactcacagcTTCTGGTATatcgcatcgaaaaacatggcaTTGGTGAACCGCAGATTCCCGCGTCTCGCCATGGGACCACGTGAATCCAAAACACGCAGCACAACTTCCGCCACTATCGCCACgagcaaaaaacaaaattctttgCACCTCGTAATGAGTTATTGCCTGTTGTGTTGCTGCGTCGTACAGACTGAAAATAAGAACGGGCAATGATTCAAGTATTCTCTTATATATACGCGGATACTTGGTTCGGAAATCGATTAAGACTATTCTAtactgtttttttattttttttttttcgtataccaTACTGATTATTTTCGTAATCAGCAAAATCGACAAATTACGTACACGACAGAGCCTTGGGAACTGCTGGGTATCGAAACCGAAACTTTCATCCCCATTTTCGTTCCTTGTTCCGCATTGAGGTCACTCATATTTTGTTGGATTTCGCTCTCTGATTTTGGAGCGTTGACCTTTGTAGCTCCGAGATATGTTACACCATTAAATATTGTGCATTCCTGCTGCACGTCTGTTGGCATATGTGCATCTAAATTTCCAACAATCATTCCCAATAATTCAGCACCCGTTGATGAATCAAAAGTTTATAAATAATGTAGAAGTCTTTAAATACCTTCTTCACCATAATCATCAGGTTTCATGACATCCTGCTTTTCCATGGCTACGCACGGAGTAACTTCATAAAATTTGCTCTGTCCTATTTTTCTAGTATTATGAGAAACACCCATAATTTTAATATCACCAGGGTTATCCATTTTTGTTTCCTCCGTCAATACCTACGAAGCGatgtaaaaaattcttcagtttttcTACCATCAATTTCATAAACAATggatcagtttttttttttatccattttaccTCACGCAAATCGTTTTGCAAATCTTCCAGATTACCATTGTTGGCAATTTTTAGTTTTGGTAACTCCAGCAAAGTTTGGTTTTTGCCATTTCCTTTCTCTGTCACAAATTCATATTCGTCACTGGTTGCTACCGATTCCATGGACTTAACGCTCACGCTATCCTCCATAACTGAGTCTACAACATTTAATCACTAATTTATCACAACTATTCTGATTTGTGAGCGACAACTTGAACTACTATAGTATAGAAAATGTCATTATATAATGTTTAATGTTATCACATTGCCGAGCGTTAAAatgaaatgtcaaaaaaatttccaagttcttGATTCTTtcttgaagatgaaaaaaattgttaaaacaTATGTACAATCATTGATTACTACGGTTAGTATTTGTATTATAAGTATGCGAATGAAATCTTGACCATAGGTGATTTTCTtaataacatttttcatgTACTTTTAAACCATAAAAATTCTGATGATTTGACTAAGATATGACacaaaaatcttatttaaacGATTTGAAACACCACGTAGAATTTACCCACTTTTTAAAGGGCGTAAATCAATTATGGGGCATATTCAAGACTTGTTAGAAAAGcaaatttcacaaaaatctTGAGAAACGATAAAGTTTGATCAGCGCTTGCCAATTTGTAACATGATTTTCGGAATGGTAGAAAAAATTATGGGTTTCGGTtaaacagaaataaaaattcggttAAAAACGCGTGTTTCgcataataaaaaatcgcagaatttcgaaaattgaaagaaaacgtGGAAagtcaagtaaaaaaacgagacGGGCGTGACAATCGAGCGAACGCAATTAGCGtaatacgaagaaaaacatggagatgaaaatcaagaaaaaaaacgccccCGGATTCgcggaaaaggaaaaaaagaaaccgtCGACAATGACTTTGTCGgggaaataaattaaaaataaaaacaaaaaccatGGGTGATAATTTTGACATACCGATTGTTCGCGTTGCGTGTTTTACGCGTTGATCATCTGGGAAACATAATCGCAAGATTTGATGTATCCATTAAGCGTCGCGACGAACGATTATCGATGTAAcagatgatttttttgtatctttTCTGTTGTTCGTTTGAACGGAGGTCTGCGAGCGAGAAGCACGCACGAAAAATTCACCAGAGAAACGTCAAGTTCTCACAGAATTCGTATACACATACACGCGCGTACCCACACATGCACACAAACATGCCAAAAAACCACTGAGGACACCGGAATATcgttttctttgaaaaaaaatcactctccTCAACTCTCTATGATAGCAAATCCATCCATCCGCGTATTTCTCACGTCCAATTCTTAATTCTtattttcctcctcctcctccaaaCCCATCGTTTATCACACAatagacttttttttaaaacgacTTTTCTCGAGACGAGACAACGTCGGCCATTCAGTTAGTGCACCGACCGAACGATCGTGACCGGAAGTCGATTGTACTGCTCCGTCGCCATATACTTTCGCTCGTCGCAAGTCTGAATTTTTGAATCAcgtttcgttcaatcttcatTATAACAGACTTCAACGAATCAAAatctaatgaaaatttatcatgaaatgcGTAATGTGATGCAGTCTTATACTGAGAATTTGAGTAGTTGATCAGAGTTAACAATATAAACTccgttgaaattttgaattacgagccgattttcaaaaaacttctGGGACAGCATCATTTTTGTggtgggaaaaaaatcttcattcaAATCTAAACATTCAGATGTCGGAACTTATTAATAGGAAATCGATAAATCGATAATTGAGTAATAACGGGCTGCTTTATTAATACACAGCCTCTAAAATTTTTACTGCACGACTATCAAAGAGTcatcttaaaaaataattttgccaAACAAAACAATGGTAATTATGGTGGAATAAGAGACGAGTTCCACCATATTGTTTATGAGCTTCCGTTTCCTAACGCTACGCTGCGGGCTATGAGCATTGCAACAATAGTTCCAAAAACACTTAATAGTTGTCGCCCGAATCGCCTAGTGCCACGAATGATCGGTGACATCGGTGTTCGCGTCAGTCAGTAAGCAGAGAGCCTCAGGCACGTACAGAGCTTGAGGGGACTCGGTGTCGATCGCAAAATCCAGCgacgacaaaaaaatttttcgttttattaccCTCCCTATTTTCCGTCATTGTGTTGTGTTTCCTGACGCAAAAAGACTCTTCGAAGGCTCGTTGAGTCGTCCATTTCGAGTGTTATCCTTGCTCAATTGACGCGTGGACACATTTGTCTGTGACTTgtgtttttattatatttgtggTGTGCGAGGAGTAAAAAGGAAAACGCGCGGATGGCGAGCGTTCGTAACGGGGCCGCAGAGGGGTAGTGGATAATCGAGGAAACAccaaaaagacaaaaaacgaACGTCTCTCATCTTTCTGCGGGGTGTTACAACATGGTTGTTTTCATAATGACGAATGACAAGTTTGAGGTGTATTCGGGATCGTTTATCAGATGAGGCTGTGTCGTGAGCGACGAAACTCATTTGTGAATTATAGTGTGACAAAAGGGGTAagctttttattaataattttcgtgAACATGCGTATACATAGACGAAAAATAGTGATGTAAAACCTGAGCGTTCGATGCCTCGTGAAGCCAGACAGGTTTTCTGGTCCAGAGCAGTCTGGTCGAGACTCTCGTGAAACGAAGGGGAAGGAGGTGGAGAAACGTTTTAACCAAGGAGACACTGTGGCGTCGATTCTCAGAGATTGACTCTCGTTTGCGTTCGATTACGCGCAAAGAGAGCTAGATAGTTAAAAAAACAGCGAAGCCGAGGTAACCGGAGAAATTTCTGTCTGAAATAAAACTGTAGTACACGGTGCTCTCGTCGAAGCCGTTGTTTCCGCGTCAAAATTGAGGTTATACAAGGCGAAGTCGAGTCTGCTTCGAATACGTTTCAAATACACCTGCCAATCTTTGCGACAGCTGTTTTCGCGACCTCGCTACACCGTTTATTCCATCATCGCGTCTTTTGCGTGTACACACTATTATAGCAAACTTCCACCATTATTTTACACTCGTTCGTCCATCAATTCTGTTGCTTCACAAGTAGCACTCGTGTTATGATATTTTCTTAGATTTGCCCAATTCTTTACACCTTGTAACATACAGTAGTAGGTCCTCCGTTGAATTGTCGGGAGTCTGCATAATTCCATTGGGATTTCAAGGTTTATGAGCGAGCCGTACGATCCCCTGTGGCGACGAATCAGACAAAAACGACcatttataacgagaaaaaaaaaccgaaactgGAGCAAACGTCGTTGAGAGCGACGGTGCGTCGCGACGTCGAATTCACGATGTAAATGTAACGCGCCGTGACGGATGGGAGAGTAGTTGAGAGAGTTTTtgctttttattctcttttgctctttttCAAGTGCGTTTCGACGATGCAAcgagaaaaattctctttAATCACAATATACGTGCATCTATACATTTCAATGTACAGGGCATCCGAGACCGGAACAGTTCTATCGCTAAattatcaattgatttttcgtcTCTTCGCAACCATCGTTCCCGTTTTATTGACTcgtgttttcgaaaaaaaaggaactgtttatacatt
The window above is part of the Venturia canescens isolate UGA chromosome 5, ASM1945775v1, whole genome shotgun sequence genome. Proteins encoded here:
- the GAPcenA gene encoding rab GTPase-activating protein 1-like isoform X3, translating into MEDSVSVKSMESVATSDEYEFVTEKGNGKNQTLLELPKLKIANNGNLEDLQNDLREVLTEETKMDNPGDIKIMGVSHNTRKIGQSKFYEVTPCVAMEKQDVMKPDDYGEEDAHMPTDVQQECTIFNGVTYLGATKVNAPKSESEIQQNMSDLNAEQGTKMGMKVSVSIPSSSQGSVVLYDAATQQAITHYEVQRILFFARGDSGGSCAACFGFTWSHGETRESAVHQCHVFRCDIPEAVGQVSTCFLKAFQRIPRSMTNSLTSSDFNGFNAGTEKMNSRVFIFEVTLEIKEEDGKGSYSTVPKDRNCFKLRSNVSKQVCFSIQQVSNKDGGNSLEVERCFGVLVSPGRNVKHSDMRLLEMQINPPGSVLQDKQCYNICGRWDPADPALANLNVETRDGEKFMTVAVDLVIRRIQEPVRFQIETSVKVFPQNERFWYFTRRTLVQQFYLNSKEIISGDGSELHYQVQNIETSGELDRNRLNLALNLASLIRSPSLTSIDTLTPKEEIDSDGDEPMLSGTGEVSKDCSAGELASWGEVLDTWQVNEHRPKLLIKLTRQGIPEALRGEVWQRLSNCDTSQEMMDKYRTLVTKESSCESVILRDINRTFPAHDFFKETGGLGQDSLYRISKAYAVYDEEVGYCQGLSFLVASLLLHMPEEQTFCVLVKLMYDYGLRDLYKDRFDNLHMRFYQLNRLMEEQLPELYKHFCERGVETHMFAAQWFLTLFTARFPLYLVFHILDVFLLQGLDTLFQVALALLMLCKKELLQLDFESILKYFRVYLPKRCRNEEVSRYVMKLACSVTLKKLKKYEAEFTAFKECGGNNESGYPSWMTGFEKYGCRLGNYFNQRFGPSDIYYRRVAQTESV